One Bradyrhizobium sp. ISRA464 genomic window carries:
- a CDS encoding carboxymuconolactone decarboxylase family protein: MDQKTHDKGLEIRKAVLGEAYVNNALKNSDSFNKPFQELVTEYCWGAVWGREELPRKTRSMLNLAMISILNRPHELKAHIKGALTNGVSRDEIREIFMQVSIYAGIPAGVDSFRIAREVFAELDKA, translated from the coding sequence ATGGACCAGAAAACGCACGACAAGGGGCTTGAGATCCGCAAGGCGGTGCTTGGCGAGGCCTATGTCAACAACGCGCTGAAGAATTCCGACAGTTTCAACAAGCCGTTCCAGGAACTCGTCACGGAATATTGTTGGGGCGCGGTGTGGGGCCGTGAGGAACTGCCGCGCAAGACACGCAGCATGTTGAATCTCGCCATGATCTCGATCCTCAACCGGCCACACGAATTGAAGGCGCACATCAAGGGCGCGCTGACCAATGGCGTGTCCCGCGACGAGATCCGCGAGATCTTCATGCAGGTGTCGATCTATGCCGGCATCCCTGCCGGCGTCGACAGCTTCCGCATCGCGCGCGAAGTGTTCGCCGAACTCGACAAGGCCTGA
- a CDS encoding TIGR02302 family protein, producing the protein MSGANLDPSENTLRAERDSEAIARLKLTQALQRAKFAIAWERAWPHLARFLTVGGLFLVASWAGLWLVLPFAARVAGTTLFGLAALAALVPLVRFRWPTREEGLSRLDRGAGIRHRPATTLSDTLTMQDPFTLALWQAQRERTLASIRRIRAGLPQPRVALHDPWALRALVIVMMVATYIAAGDERGLRVASAFDWNGIMTPANIRVDAWVTPPNYTGKPPIILSNANKDAAAADNGPLAVPVGSTLLVRSSGGAIDVVAGGGVTEVAAAEEAPKGTSERHFKIAGDGTAHVRAPAGQPQWKFTAIPDRPPSIALAKDPERQAHGALQMSYRLEDDYGVSEAHAQFTARPSEAPKDPSRDGDKAAAPRPLFEPPQFPLVLPNARTRNGVGQTVKDLSEDPYAGAEVTLTLTAKDEAGNEGKSEPFNMRLPERVFTKPLARALIEQRRILALDANQNGQVFAALDALMIAPEMFTPEAGYYLGLYNVSRQLEAARTDDQLREVVASLWALAVTIEDGNISDVDKALRAAQDALKQALERGASDEEIKKLTDNLRAALDNFLRELAEQYRNNPQALARPLDPNTKMLSQQDLKNMLDRMERLSRSGDKEAAKQLLDQMQQMLENLQMAQPGQGDNDMEQSLNELGDMIRKQQQLRDRTFKQGQDSRRDRMRGKQGDQSMSDLQQDQQALRDRLKKLQEELAKRGMGPDQRGQKGQRGDQAQQGQQGQQGEQSGDQADDGDGLDQADSAMGDATGRLGEGNADGAVDSQGRALDALRKGAQSLAEAMQQGDGDQQGNSPGNRAGRQQSGGNQTDPLGRPLHGREFGDDYTVKIPGEIDVQRVRRILEELRRRLADPSRPQTELDYIERLLKDY; encoded by the coding sequence TTGAGCGGCGCCAACCTCGACCCGTCAGAGAATACGTTACGCGCCGAGCGCGACAGCGAAGCGATCGCGCGGCTGAAACTGACGCAGGCTCTGCAACGGGCAAAATTTGCGATCGCGTGGGAACGAGCCTGGCCACATCTGGCGCGGTTCCTCACGGTCGGCGGTCTGTTCCTGGTCGCATCATGGGCCGGGCTGTGGCTGGTGCTGCCGTTTGCCGCACGGGTCGCCGGCACCACCCTGTTCGGGCTCGCCGCGCTGGCGGCGCTGGTGCCGCTGGTGCGCTTCCGCTGGCCGACCCGGGAGGAGGGTTTGAGCCGGCTCGACCGCGGCGCCGGCATCCGCCATCGCCCGGCGACCACGCTGTCCGACACGCTCACGATGCAGGATCCGTTCACGCTGGCGCTGTGGCAGGCGCAGCGCGAGCGCACGCTGGCCTCGATCAGGCGCATCCGCGCCGGCCTGCCGCAGCCGCGCGTCGCGCTCCACGATCCCTGGGCGCTGCGCGCGCTCGTCATCGTGATGATGGTCGCGACCTATATCGCAGCCGGCGACGAGCGCGGTCTGCGCGTCGCCTCGGCCTTCGACTGGAACGGCATCATGACGCCGGCCAACATCCGCGTCGACGCCTGGGTGACGCCGCCGAACTACACCGGCAAGCCGCCGATCATCCTGTCGAACGCCAACAAGGACGCCGCCGCGGCCGACAATGGCCCGCTGGCGGTGCCGGTCGGCAGCACGCTCCTGGTGCGCTCCAGCGGCGGCGCCATTGACGTCGTGGCCGGCGGCGGCGTGACCGAGGTCGCGGCCGCCGAGGAGGCGCCCAAGGGCACCAGCGAGCGCCATTTCAAGATCGCCGGCGACGGCACCGCTCATGTCCGGGCGCCGGCCGGGCAGCCGCAGTGGAAGTTCACCGCGATCCCCGACCGTCCGCCGAGCATCGCGCTCGCCAAGGATCCGGAGCGGCAGGCGCATGGCGCGCTGCAGATGTCCTACAGGCTCGAGGACGATTACGGCGTCAGCGAAGCCCATGCGCAATTCACGGCGCGTCCGAGCGAGGCGCCGAAAGACCCGAGCCGCGACGGCGATAAGGCTGCGGCGCCGCGGCCGTTGTTCGAGCCGCCGCAATTCCCGCTGGTGCTGCCGAACGCGCGGACCCGCAACGGCGTCGGCCAGACCGTGAAGGATCTCAGTGAGGATCCCTACGCCGGCGCCGAGGTGACGCTGACATTGACGGCGAAGGATGAGGCCGGCAACGAAGGCAAGAGCGAGCCGTTCAACATGCGGCTGCCCGAGCGCGTGTTCACCAAGCCGCTCGCGCGCGCATTGATCGAGCAGCGCCGGATCCTGGCGCTGGACGCCAACCAGAACGGGCAGGTGTTCGCCGCGCTCGACGCGCTGATGATCGCGCCCGAGATGTTCACGCCGGAGGCCGGCTATTATCTCGGCCTCTACAATGTGAGCCGGCAACTCGAGGCGGCGCGCACCGACGACCAGCTGCGCGAGGTCGTCGCCAGCCTGTGGGCGCTGGCCGTCACCATCGAGGACGGCAACATCTCCGACGTCGACAAGGCGCTGCGTGCGGCGCAGGACGCCCTCAAGCAAGCGCTGGAGCGCGGCGCGAGCGACGAGGAGATCAAGAAGCTGACCGACAATCTGCGCGCGGCGCTGGACAATTTCCTGCGCGAGCTCGCCGAGCAATACCGCAATAATCCGCAAGCCCTGGCACGGCCGCTCGATCCCAACACGAAGATGCTGAGCCAGCAGGATCTGAAGAACATGCTGGACCGCATGGAGCGGCTATCGCGCTCCGGCGACAAGGAGGCTGCGAAGCAGCTCCTCGATCAGATGCAGCAGATGCTGGAAAACCTGCAAATGGCGCAGCCGGGGCAGGGCGACAACGACATGGAGCAGTCGCTCAACGAGCTCGGCGACATGATCCGCAAGCAGCAGCAGTTGCGCGACCGGACCTTCAAGCAGGGCCAGGATTCCCGGCGTGACCGCATGCGCGGCAAGCAGGGCGACCAGTCGATGTCCGATCTGCAGCAGGATCAGCAGGCGCTGCGCGACCGGTTGAAGAAGCTGCAGGAGGAGCTCGCCAAGCGCGGCATGGGACCGGATCAGCGCGGCCAGAAGGGCCAGCGCGGCGATCAGGCGCAGCAGGGACAACAGGGACAACAGGGCGAGCAAAGCGGCGACCAGGCCGATGACGGCGACGGGCTCGATCAGGCCGATTCCGCGATGGGCGATGCCACCGGGCGGCTCGGCGAGGGCAATGCCGACGGCGCGGTGGATTCGCAGGGACGCGCGCTGGACGCGCTGCGCAAGGGCGCCCAGAGCCTTGCCGAGGCCATGCAGCAGGGCGATGGCGACCAGCAAGGCAACAGCCCCGGCAACCGCGCCGGCCGCCAGCAAAGCGGCGGCAACCAGACCGACCCGCTGGGCCGGCCGCTGCATGGCCGCGAATTCGGCGATGATTACACGGTGAAGATCCCGGGCGAGATCGACGTGCAGCGCGTGCGCCGGATCCTCGAGGAGCTGCGCCGCCGCCTCGCCGATCCGTCACGGCCGCAGACCGAGCTCGATTACATCGAGCGGCTGCTGAAGGATTATTGA